The Salinibacterium sp. M195 genome includes a window with the following:
- a CDS encoding 3-hydroxyacyl-CoA dehydrogenase, whose translation MKIQDAAALITGGASGLGLATARALAAQGAKVTIADLPSSRGVEVAAEYGFQFAPTDVRSEADVQASVELASSVAPLRIVVNCAGVATPGKALGRKGVLPLETFETVIGINLTGTFNVIRLAAAAMVETEPIDGERGVIVNTASVAAFDGQIGQPAYAASKAGVAGMTLPLAREFAASLVRVMTIAPGIFETPMMAGLPQEAQDSLGAQVPHPSRLGRPDEYAALVQHIVENPMLNGEVIRLDGAIRMQPR comes from the coding sequence ATGAAAATTCAGGATGCCGCAGCGCTCATCACCGGTGGGGCAAGCGGACTCGGCCTTGCCACCGCTCGCGCTCTCGCCGCACAGGGGGCGAAGGTCACCATCGCCGACCTCCCGAGCTCCCGTGGAGTCGAGGTTGCCGCCGAATATGGGTTCCAGTTCGCGCCGACCGATGTTCGCTCAGAGGCCGACGTTCAGGCGTCCGTCGAGCTCGCCTCGTCGGTCGCACCACTGCGCATCGTCGTGAACTGTGCTGGCGTTGCCACCCCAGGAAAGGCACTCGGCCGCAAGGGAGTGCTGCCGCTCGAAACCTTCGAAACCGTGATCGGCATCAACCTCACGGGAACGTTCAACGTCATCCGGTTGGCAGCAGCCGCGATGGTCGAAACCGAGCCCATTGATGGCGAGCGTGGCGTGATCGTGAATACGGCATCCGTTGCCGCGTTCGATGGCCAGATCGGCCAACCGGCATATGCCGCGTCTAAGGCTGGCGTTGCCGGGATGACCCTGCCGCTTGCCCGGGAGTTCGCCGCGTCGCTCGTGCGCGTCATGACCATTGCGCCCGGCATCTTCGAGACGCCGATGATGGCAGGCCTGCCGCAAGAGGCGCAGGATTCGCTCGGCGCGCAGGTGCCTCATCCGTCACGGCTCGGACGGCCCGACGAGTATGCCGCGCTCGTGCAGCACATCGTCGAGAACCCCATGCTCAACGGCGAGGTTATTCGTCTCGACGGCGCAATCCGGATGCAACCGCGTTAG
- the hrpA gene encoding ATP-dependent RNA helicase HrpA, producing MSASEVHSASTAAPLPPDAAVPLPAGTAITFPPELPVSQRKDDIAKAIRENQVVIIAGATGSGKTTQLPKILLELGKTSIGHTQPRRIAARTVAERIAEELGSELGDLVGYQVRFTDRVGKNTRVKLMTDGILLNEIHRDRDLKKYDAIIIDEAHERSLTVDFLLGYLKQLRTRRPDLSIIITSATIDPESFSKHFDGAPIIEVSGRTFPVEIRYRPLVAEESTGDDLEAEDAEEAAANRADRDYLEGINDALDELSRESDGDVLVFLSGETEIRDAEESIRGRISAGKLSEGTEVLPLYGRLSSAEQHRVFESRRTPGTRRRIVLATNVAETSLTVPGIRYVIDAGTARISRYSTRAKIQRLPIEAISQASANQRSGRSGRTSDGIAIRLYSEEDFNARPEFMEPEILRTNLAAVILQMISLGLGNIAEFPFLQPPDSRGIKDGLELLTELGAVENAMIGQTKAGHKSAAANGANGAAAASGKGTKDAAPRITRIGKQLSQLPIDPRLARMVIESKQHSTTREVMAVVAGLSIQDPRERPLDKRPQADQQHARFIDPTSDFLTLLNLWNYLEEKQKELSGNQFRRMCKNEYLNYLRVREWHDVYRQLSRIAKPLGLVIGDAHSNPDGIHRSLLAGLLSHIGLKDVAKRDYIGARQTRFVIFPGSALAKKQPNAIMSAELVETSRLFARMNASIDPVWAEKLAGDLVKRSYSEPHWEKKQGAAVAFERVTLYGVTLAARRRIQFSRVDLPAARELFIRHALVEGEDDLTKRDKRVWGFDASNRALRRDLEQLEERSRRRDILHDDETIFEFYDKRVPATVASVRDFEGWWKKARHDSPDLLTLSTQDLIENADDAEVDDTKFPTTWVRGDQTLSLSYRFEPGTDDDGVTIAVPLPLLAGLRPEGFDWQVPGLRDELVTALIKSLPKPIRRNVVPAADWARRLLEAAPDDPATAAFEGGPGLTEFLAKEIARLTYVTVATTDFDLDRVPAHVKVTFAVIDERGNKVGANKSLRSLQASLKPVARASVARAVQGAPQGSAEQQTNTLERSGITSWDFGALDRSRDTKHGGNTIRAYPALVDDGDTVSIRLMSTPYDQAIAHQSGVRRLLLLAIPSPLGYINEHLTGTEKLVLAQSPYRSTNVLFEDCLRACIDSVMGDREIFAQTEFEALRNEISAGLVDSLFATVSLVASIVAGVRLADKAIRAATSMHLLAPLGDAREQLDSLVYPGFVSATGLTQLRRLPIYLKGIEHRVTKLTENPGKDRGWMSEVELATRRYKDAGGTLPLEQHPEPQIVRARWMLEELRLSLFAQHLGTAESVSVQRIGKVLAS from the coding sequence ATGTCCGCCTCCGAAGTTCACTCCGCCAGCACCGCGGCACCGCTACCTCCTGACGCCGCAGTGCCGCTGCCGGCAGGTACCGCGATCACGTTCCCGCCCGAGCTGCCCGTCAGCCAGCGCAAAGACGACATCGCCAAGGCCATTCGCGAGAACCAAGTCGTAATCATTGCGGGAGCAACGGGAAGTGGAAAGACCACCCAGCTGCCGAAGATTTTGCTGGAACTGGGTAAGACATCCATTGGGCACACCCAGCCGCGTCGGATTGCCGCGCGCACCGTCGCTGAGCGCATTGCCGAAGAACTGGGAAGCGAACTCGGTGACCTCGTCGGCTACCAAGTGCGGTTCACCGATCGCGTGGGCAAAAACACCCGCGTGAAGCTCATGACCGACGGCATCCTGCTGAACGAAATTCACCGCGATCGCGACCTCAAAAAGTACGACGCGATCATCATCGATGAGGCGCACGAACGCAGCCTCACCGTCGACTTCTTGCTCGGCTATCTCAAGCAGCTCCGCACCCGCCGCCCCGATCTCAGCATCATCATTACGAGTGCCACGATCGACCCCGAAAGCTTCTCGAAGCACTTCGACGGCGCCCCGATTATTGAAGTCTCCGGGCGCACCTTCCCCGTCGAGATTCGGTACCGCCCCCTCGTCGCTGAAGAAAGCACTGGCGACGATCTCGAAGCGGAGGATGCCGAAGAAGCGGCCGCCAACCGCGCCGACCGCGACTACCTCGAAGGCATCAACGACGCCCTCGACGAACTCTCCCGCGAGAGCGACGGCGACGTGCTCGTCTTCCTCTCGGGCGAAACCGAGATTCGGGATGCGGAAGAATCCATCCGCGGACGCATCAGTGCCGGCAAACTCTCCGAGGGCACCGAAGTGCTCCCGCTCTACGGCCGACTGAGCTCCGCCGAACAGCACCGCGTGTTCGAGTCGCGCCGCACGCCCGGAACACGCCGCCGCATCGTGCTCGCCACGAACGTTGCCGAAACCAGTTTGACCGTGCCGGGCATCCGCTACGTCATCGATGCCGGAACTGCCCGCATCAGTCGGTACAGCACGCGCGCCAAGATTCAGCGCCTGCCGATCGAGGCCATCAGCCAGGCCAGCGCCAACCAGCGCTCCGGCCGCTCGGGACGAACGAGCGACGGAATCGCGATCCGCCTCTACTCCGAAGAAGACTTTAACGCACGCCCCGAGTTCATGGAACCCGAGATTCTGCGCACCAACCTCGCGGCGGTCATCCTGCAGATGATCTCGCTTGGCCTCGGCAACATCGCCGAGTTTCCGTTCCTGCAACCACCAGACTCTCGCGGCATCAAAGACGGGCTTGAGCTGCTCACCGAACTCGGCGCCGTCGAGAACGCGATGATCGGGCAGACGAAAGCCGGGCACAAGTCGGCCGCGGCGAACGGTGCCAACGGTGCAGCCGCGGCTAGCGGCAAGGGCACGAAAGACGCAGCCCCGCGCATCACCCGCATTGGCAAGCAACTCAGCCAGTTGCCGATCGACCCTCGACTTGCCCGCATGGTGATCGAATCGAAGCAGCACAGCACTACCCGTGAAGTGATGGCGGTCGTCGCCGGGCTCAGCATTCAAGACCCGCGCGAACGCCCCCTCGACAAGCGACCGCAAGCCGACCAACAGCATGCGCGCTTCATCGACCCGACGAGCGACTTTCTCACCCTGCTCAACCTCTGGAACTACCTCGAAGAGAAACAGAAAGAGCTCTCGGGCAACCAGTTCCGGCGCATGTGCAAGAACGAATATCTCAACTATTTGCGCGTGCGCGAATGGCACGATGTCTACCGCCAGTTGAGCCGCATCGCCAAACCGCTCGGCCTGGTCATCGGTGACGCCCACTCGAACCCTGACGGCATCCACCGCTCGCTTTTGGCCGGGCTGCTCAGCCACATCGGTCTCAAGGATGTCGCCAAGCGCGATTACATTGGCGCCCGTCAAACCCGGTTCGTCATCTTTCCCGGCTCGGCTCTCGCCAAGAAACAGCCCAACGCGATCATGAGCGCTGAGCTCGTCGAAACGAGTCGACTCTTTGCGCGAATGAATGCGTCGATCGACCCGGTGTGGGCCGAGAAACTTGCTGGCGATCTCGTGAAACGCAGCTACTCCGAGCCACACTGGGAGAAGAAGCAGGGCGCCGCCGTCGCGTTCGAGCGCGTGACGCTCTATGGCGTCACTCTTGCAGCCCGCCGCCGCATCCAATTCTCCCGCGTCGACTTGCCTGCCGCCCGCGAACTTTTCATCCGTCACGCGCTAGTCGAGGGCGAAGACGACCTGACGAAGCGCGACAAACGCGTGTGGGGATTCGATGCGTCGAACCGTGCCTTGCGCCGCGACCTCGAGCAGCTCGAAGAGCGCAGCCGTCGCCGCGATATTTTGCACGACGATGAAACCATTTTTGAGTTCTACGACAAACGAGTGCCCGCCACCGTCGCTTCCGTTCGTGACTTCGAGGGCTGGTGGAAGAAGGCTCGCCACGATTCCCCTGACCTGCTGACCCTCTCCACGCAAGATCTCATCGAAAATGCGGATGACGCCGAAGTCGACGACACCAAATTTCCGACCACGTGGGTGCGCGGCGATCAAACGCTCAGCCTCAGCTACCGCTTCGAACCGGGCACCGACGACGACGGAGTCACGATCGCCGTTCCGCTGCCGCTACTCGCCGGCCTGCGCCCAGAGGGTTTTGACTGGCAGGTGCCGGGGTTACGCGATGAGCTCGTCACCGCGCTGATCAAGTCACTGCCGAAACCGATTCGCCGCAACGTCGTTCCGGCCGCAGATTGGGCCCGCCGGCTGCTGGAGGCCGCGCCCGACGATCCGGCTACGGCAGCTTTCGAAGGCGGCCCCGGGCTGACCGAATTCCTGGCCAAAGAGATCGCGCGACTGACCTACGTTACTGTAGCGACCACCGACTTCGATCTTGATCGCGTGCCCGCTCACGTGAAAGTCACCTTCGCCGTAATTGATGAACGCGGCAACAAAGTCGGCGCTAACAAGTCGCTACGCAGCCTGCAGGCGAGCCTCAAGCCCGTCGCTCGGGCCAGTGTGGCGCGCGCCGTACAAGGTGCTCCTCAGGGTTCTGCGGAGCAACAAACGAACACTCTCGAACGCTCCGGCATCACGAGTTGGGACTTCGGCGCGCTCGACCGTTCCCGCGACACCAAGCACGGCGGAAACACCATCCGCGCCTACCCCGCACTCGTGGATGACGGCGACACCGTCTCCATCCGCCTCATGTCGACACCCTACGATCAAGCCATCGCGCACCAAAGCGGTGTGCGGCGCCTACTGCTGCTCGCGATTCCGTCGCCGCTCGGCTACATCAACGAACATCTCACGGGCACCGAGAAGCTGGTGCTCGCCCAGAGCCCGTATCGCTCAACGAACGTACTCTTCGAGGACTGCCTTCGCGCCTGCATCGACTCCGTGATGGGCGACCGCGAGATCTTTGCCCAGACCGAATTCGAGGCGCTGCGGAATGAGATTTCGGCGGGGCTCGTCGACTCCCTGTTCGCGACCGTCTCGCTCGTAGCATCCATTGTTGCTGGCGTACGTTTGGCAGACAAAGCGATACGTGCCGCTACGAGCATGCACCTTCTTGCACCGCTCGGTGATGCGCGCGAACAGCTCGATTCGCTCGTTTACCCTGGTTTTGTTTCCGCCACCGGGCTTACTCAATTACGCCGCTTGCCGATCTACCTCAAAGGCATCGAGCATCGCGTGACGAAGCTCACAGAGAACCCGGGCAAAGACCGCGGGTGGATGTCCGAAGTCGAGTTAGCGACCCGTCGCTACAAAGACGCGGGCGGCACCCTGCCGCTAGAACAGCATCCCGAACCTCAGATCGTTCGCGCCCGGTGGATGCTCGAAGAGCTGCGCCTCAGCCTCTTCGCCCAGCATTTGGGAACGGCCGAATCGGTGAGTGTTCAACGCATCGGAAAAGTACTCGCTTCTTAA
- a CDS encoding thiolase family protein — protein sequence MTTAVIVDAIRTPSGRGKPGGALSGEHPVDLLATVLRSLVDRNDLDPATIDDVMAGCVTQSGQQAVNIARNAVLAAGLPESVPGTTIDRQCGSSQQAAHFAAQSVMAGANDIVIACGVELMSSHPIGQATLGQATMSPLVRERYPEGLVNQGISAELIAARWGLNRDELDVFAALSHARAASADFSGEILPIGAVDRDETIRPGTAASTLAGLSPAFYDAEIAARFPEIQWRVTAGNSSPLTDGASAVLVMSEARAETLGLRPLARFHSFAVVGSDPIEMLTGIIPATHRVLERSGIRLEQLDSIEVNEAFASVALAWLREFPVDPTIVNPRGGAIALGHALGSSGTRLLTTLVNQLDTTGGRYGLQVMCEGGGMANATLIERLA from the coding sequence ATGACAACGGCAGTCATTGTTGACGCGATTCGTACGCCTTCGGGCCGGGGTAAACCGGGCGGAGCGCTCTCTGGCGAGCATCCGGTAGATCTCCTCGCTACAGTGCTGCGCAGTCTTGTAGACCGCAATGATCTCGACCCAGCGACAATCGACGATGTGATGGCCGGCTGTGTCACCCAGTCTGGTCAGCAGGCGGTGAATATCGCCCGCAACGCTGTGCTCGCTGCTGGCCTCCCCGAGTCGGTTCCCGGCACCACGATCGATCGCCAGTGCGGGTCGAGCCAGCAAGCAGCCCACTTCGCCGCACAGTCCGTGATGGCGGGGGCCAACGATATTGTTATCGCGTGCGGCGTCGAGCTAATGAGTTCGCACCCCATCGGGCAGGCCACCCTTGGTCAGGCAACGATGAGCCCGCTCGTGCGCGAACGCTACCCCGAGGGGCTCGTCAACCAGGGCATCTCTGCTGAGCTGATCGCGGCACGTTGGGGGCTCAACCGCGACGAACTCGATGTCTTCGCAGCGCTCTCTCACGCTCGCGCTGCCTCCGCCGATTTCAGCGGCGAGATTCTGCCCATCGGCGCCGTCGATCGCGACGAGACGATCCGCCCCGGCACTGCGGCCAGCACCCTTGCTGGCCTCTCCCCCGCGTTCTACGACGCCGAGATCGCGGCTCGCTTTCCCGAAATTCAGTGGCGTGTAACCGCGGGCAACTCTTCGCCGCTTACCGATGGTGCTTCAGCCGTTCTCGTGATGAGCGAAGCGCGCGCGGAGACACTAGGTCTTCGCCCGCTCGCCCGGTTTCACTCCTTTGCGGTTGTCGGTTCTGACCCGATTGAGATGCTGACCGGGATCATCCCCGCCACGCATCGCGTGTTAGAGCGCAGCGGCATCCGGCTAGAACAGCTCGACAGCATCGAAGTGAATGAAGCCTTCGCTTCGGTCGCGCTGGCCTGGTTGCGGGAGTTTCCTGTCGACCCCACCATCGTGAATCCGCGAGGCGGCGCAATCGCGCTCGGCCACGCCCTCGGCTCCTCCGGCACCCGCCTACTCACAACCCTCGTCAATCAACTCGACACCACCGGGGGTCGCTACGGCCTTCAGGTCATGTGCGAAGGCGGCGGCATGGCCAACGCCACCCTCATCGAAAGGCTTGCATGA
- a CDS encoding CoA ester lyase produces MSESNTDRPTTHDVSAEIARSWLLVAATRPEDFDAAEKSRADQIILDVEDAVDPRLKSSARDAVVSWLSNGGSGWVRINDRTSDFWSDDVDALAGLPGLRGVMLAKAEAAAHVSETFDRLKGSTPVIALVESALGIEEAASIARARGVYRLAFGSGDYRRDTGTSADDLAMAYPRSRLVIASRVGNLPGPIDGPTVGTNHSLLREQGSMAVALGMTGKLCLDLEQLPIINEVISPTRSDVAWAREFLDDFEARGRVIRDGSDLPRLGRAQKIDKLARAFGVEPA; encoded by the coding sequence GTGTCTGAAAGCAACACCGATCGTCCGACCACTCACGATGTTTCCGCAGAAATTGCGCGCTCTTGGCTCCTGGTTGCGGCCACGCGCCCTGAAGATTTCGATGCGGCTGAGAAGTCACGTGCCGACCAGATCATCCTCGATGTTGAGGACGCTGTTGACCCGCGCCTCAAGTCATCCGCCCGCGATGCTGTTGTCTCGTGGCTGAGTAACGGTGGCAGCGGCTGGGTTCGCATCAATGACCGCACCTCAGACTTCTGGTCAGATGATGTGGATGCTCTCGCCGGCCTTCCGGGACTGCGCGGTGTGATGCTCGCTAAGGCCGAGGCAGCAGCTCACGTCTCCGAAACTTTCGATCGCCTCAAAGGCTCCACTCCCGTGATCGCGCTCGTCGAGTCAGCGCTCGGCATCGAAGAAGCTGCATCGATTGCTCGCGCCCGCGGCGTCTACCGCCTCGCGTTCGGCAGCGGCGATTATCGTCGCGACACGGGAACCAGCGCTGACGATCTCGCTATGGCTTATCCTCGATCGCGCCTCGTGATCGCGAGCCGCGTGGGCAACCTGCCCGGCCCGATCGATGGGCCAACCGTTGGCACCAACCACTCGCTGCTCCGCGAGCAGGGAAGCATGGCTGTCGCACTCGGCATGACCGGCAAACTCTGCCTCGATCTTGAGCAGCTTCCGATCATCAACGAAGTCATCAGCCCCACACGTTCAGATGTTGCGTGGGCTCGCGAATTCCTCGACGACTTCGAGGCTCGAGGCCGCGTCATCCGCGACGGCAGCGACCTGCCCCGACTTGGCCGCGCTCAAAAGATCGACAAGCTCGCTCGCGCGTTTGGCGTCGAACCGGCCTAA
- a CDS encoding amino acid ABC transporter ATP-binding protein, whose amino-acid sequence MVHADRVSKSFGSNEVLKSISLSVPQGEVMCLVGPSGSGKSTFLRCINHLERVDAGRLSVDGVLVGYEERGDKLYELKPREAARQRRDIGMVFQRFNLFPHMTALENIIEAPIRVNKVKKEAAIAHGRELLAQVGLAEKEDAYPAHLSGGQQQRVAIARALAMEPKLMLFDEPTSALDPELVGEVLDVMKGLADSGMTMIVVTHEMGFAREVADQLVFMDGGVVVESGDPDEVLGNPQHQRTKAFLSKVL is encoded by the coding sequence ATGGTGCACGCCGACCGTGTGTCGAAGAGCTTCGGCTCGAACGAAGTGCTGAAAAGCATCTCGCTGTCGGTGCCGCAGGGCGAAGTGATGTGCTTGGTGGGGCCAAGTGGCTCAGGCAAGTCAACATTTCTGCGCTGCATCAACCACCTTGAACGAGTGGATGCTGGGCGACTGAGCGTCGACGGCGTCCTGGTCGGGTATGAAGAACGTGGAGACAAGCTGTATGAGCTCAAGCCGCGCGAAGCTGCTCGCCAGCGCCGCGATATTGGCATGGTGTTTCAGCGGTTCAATCTGTTCCCCCACATGACGGCTCTCGAAAACATCATTGAGGCGCCCATCCGCGTCAACAAGGTGAAGAAGGAAGCAGCCATTGCGCACGGAAGGGAACTGCTCGCGCAGGTTGGTCTTGCTGAGAAAGAGGATGCCTACCCGGCACACCTCTCCGGTGGCCAGCAGCAGCGAGTGGCAATCGCCCGCGCGCTCGCCATGGAGCCCAAGCTCATGCTGTTCGATGAGCCGACCTCCGCGCTCGACCCTGAACTGGTCGGTGAAGTGCTTGACGTCATGAAGGGTCTCGCCGATTCAGGCATGACCATGATTGTTGTCACGCACGAAATGGGCTTTGCCCGCGAAGTAGCCGATCAGCTTGTGTTCATGGATGGCGGCGTCGTGGTGGAGTCGGGTGATCCCGACGAAGTGCTCGGCAACCCGCAGCACCAACGCACGAAAGCGTTCCTCTCGAAGGTTCTATAG